A single Anopheles arabiensis isolate DONGOLA chromosome 2, AaraD3, whole genome shotgun sequence DNA region contains:
- the LOC120894195 gene encoding bestrophin-2 isoform X2 yields the protein MTVSYSAEVPNGSNFGVFWRILWKWRGSVYKAVWRELLAYLLVYYTLNFTYRYGLSEDGKRVFERIRTYFGQQRETVPLSFVLGFYVSLVVKRWWEQYRMLPWPDTLALFVSAAIQGNDETGRLMRRNIMRYMVLSYVITLQKISLRVKRRFPGWQHLVDAGLMLESERKIFEIMDSKSPMSKYWMPLVWATNIINRARKDQLIPSDHIVQTLLMELSDIRRRLGGLIGYDTVCVPLVYTQVVTLVLYSYFTAAIMGSQMIPTYDAASGTYQELDVFFPLFTVLQFVFYVGWLKVAEVLINPFGEDDDDIELNWLIDRHIKASYMIVDEMHDEHPELLKDQYWEEVVPKDLPYTVASEHYRREEPKGSAEHYKVKEADAVYANIGAVGGKRMMNDEMYADYESVDTPMAERRKGWLGKVSRMGSGRSSSTAYSSGGLFARNRHNSVYSSPEAGLGQPIVTGAPAPKVSLYDRFVNRKSGRHARQIIKQNSKLSLNGSVISNVPQKARPRIPTPDVTKESRVAPLGTVTTSTANIASGVALMATQLANNPSIYPASTATLNNNEVPVVGTLLLAPIKELDSSSTTNTLHSGQSATASLAKSILPSTLKSSVSPFGKDGTNLELTLTNSSSLGGSPNPLGGNTVIVLPATTTAVAVSANGTTVTGTIPITAGPGRSHDTTDASTGIRSTSLASGVLVPKTDALLPISLTSIPLSFTVTPVTNTSSNSTTSTTTTTGGTIITELPCDNGEISTSVTMSNEKNRQPPSSTADSSSSAASTLSKRKPKHGEVYV from the exons ATGGCGTGGCAGTGTTTATAAAGCCGTTTGGCGGGAACTGTTAGCATATCTGCTAGTCTATTACACACTTAATTTCACATATCGTTACGGTCTCAGCGAAGATGGTAAAAG GGTGTTCGAACGAATCCGAACCTACTTTGGCCAACAGCGGGAAACGGTGCCACTTTCGTTCGTGCTCGGATTCTACGTCAGCTTGGTTGTGAAGCGTTGGTGGGAACAGTATCGGATGCTGCCATGGCCGGACACACTCGCTCTGTTCGTGAGTGCCGCCATCCAAGGAAAT GATGAAACGGGACGGCTGATGAGACGAAACATTATGCGCTACATGGTCCTATCGTACGTGATAACGCTGCAGAAGATTTCGCTCCGCGTTAAGCGTCGGTTCCCCGGCTGGCAGCATCTGGTCGATGCTGGTTTGATGCTCGAAAGTGAGCGCAAAATTTTCGAGATTATGGACTCCAAAAGCCCCATGTCGAAGTACTGGATGCCGCTGGTATGGGCTACAAACATCATCAATCGTGCGCGCAAGGATCAGCTGATCCCGTCCGATCATATCGTGCAGACGCTCTTGATGGAGCTCTCCGACATTCGGCGTAGGTTGGGTGGTTTGATCGGTTACGACACGGTGTGCGTACCGCTGGTTTACACCCAGGTCGTGACACTTGTGCTGTACTCGTACTTTACCGCTGCCATCATGGGTAGCCAGATGATCCCAACCTACGATGCGGCGAGCGGCACATACCAAGAGCTGGATGTGTTCTTTCCACTCTTCACGGTGCTACAGTTTGTGTTCTACGTGGGATGGTTGAAGGTAGCTGAGGTGCTGATCAATCCATTTGGCGAGGATGACGATGACATCGAATTGAATTGGCTCATCGATCGACACATTAAGGCATCGTACATGATTGTAGACGAGATGCACGACGAACATCCGGAGTTGCTGAAGGATCAGTACTGGGAGGAGGTCGTACCGAAAGACCTACCGTACACTGTTGCATCTGAGCATTATCGGCGCGAGGAGCCGAAAGGATCGGCTGAACACTATAAGGTGAAGGAGGCGGATGCGGTCTACGCAAACATCGGTGCCGTCGGTGGGAAGCGCATGATGAACGACGAGATGTACGCTGACTAT GAAAGCGTAGACACTCCAATGGCTGAACGACGGAAGGGATGGCTTGGAAAGGTCAGTCGCATGGGATCGGGACGAAGTTCGTCAACTGCTTACTCGTCCGGTGGTCTTTTTGCGCGCAATCGACACAATTCTGTCTACTCCAGCCCAGAAGCAGGCCTCGGTCAACCCATTGTCACAGGGGCTCCTGCCCCTAAGGTCAGCTTGTATGATCGGTTCGTGAACCGGAAGTCTGGTCGACACGCGAGACAAATTATTAAGCAGA ATTCGAAGCTTAGTCTCAACGGATCAGTCATATCGAACGTACCGCAAAAAGCGCGCCCACGAATACCGACACCAGACGTGACGAAGGAAAGCCGTGTCGCACCACTCGGTACAGTAACGACAAGTACCGCCAACATTGCATCCGGTGTTGCACTGATGGCGACTCAG CTTGCAAACAATCCCTCTATCTATCCGGCATCCACGGCCAcgctcaacaacaacgaagTTCCAGTGGTCGGGACGCTTTTATTAGCACCGATCAAAGAGCTAGATTCCAGCTCGACGACTAACACTTTACACTCAGGCCAATCCGCAACGGCTTCCCTGGCCAAATCAATCCTTCCATCAACACTCAAGAGTTCCG TGTCCCCGTTTGGGAAGGATGGCACCAACCTTGAGCTCACACTCACCAACTCATCCTCGTTGGGTGGGTCACCCAATCCACTCGGAGGCAACACCGTCATTGTCCTTCCGGCAACAACTACTGCAGTGGCTGTTTCCGCCAACGGTACTACAGTGACCGGTACTATTCCGATCACGGCCGGACCGGGAAGGTCGCACGACACAACTGACGCTAGTACTGGCATCAGAAGCACTTCCCTAGCATCGGGTGTGCTAGTGCCGAAAACGGACGCCCTGTTGCCCATTTCGCTTACCTCCATTCCGCTCTCGTTTACGGTGACGCCCGTTACAAACACCAGCAGTAAtagcaccaccagcactaccaccaccactggcgGCACGATCATTACCGAGCTACCGTGTGACAACGGTGAGATCAGTACGAGCGTCACGATGAGTAACGAAAAAAACCGCCAACCACCTTCCAGCACTGCGGACAGTTCTTCCTCAGCCGCATCGACACTAAGCAAACGGAAGCCAAAGCATGGCGAGGTTTACGTTTAG
- the LOC120894195 gene encoding bestrophin-2 isoform X1 — protein sequence MTVSYSAEVPNGSNFGVFWRILWKWRGSVYKAVWRELLAYLLVYYTLNFTYRYGLSEDGKRVFERIRTYFGQQRETVPLSFVLGFYVSLVVKRWWEQYRMLPWPDTLALFVSAAIQGNDETGRLMRRNIMRYMVLSYVITLQKISLRVKRRFPGWQHLVDAGLMLESERKIFEIMDSKSPMSKYWMPLVWATNIINRARKDQLIPSDHIVQTLLMELSDIRRRLGGLIGYDTVCVPLVYTQVVTLVLYSYFTAAIMGSQMIPTYDAASGTYQELDVFFPLFTVLQFVFYVGWLKVAEVLINPFGEDDDDIELNWLIDRHIKASYMIVDEMHDEHPELLKDQYWEEVVPKDLPYTVASEHYRREEPKGSAEHYKVKEADAVYANIGAVGGKRMMNDEMYADYESVDTPMAERRKGWLGKVSRMGSGRSSSTAYSSGGLFARNRHNSVYSSPEAGLGQPIVTGAPAPKVSLYDRFVNRKSGRHARQIIKQNSKLSLNGSVISNVPQKARPRIPTPDVTKESRVAPLGTVTTSTANIASGVALMATQLANNPSIYPASTATLNNNEVPVVGTLLLAPIKELDSSSTTNTLHSGQSATASLAKSILPSTLKSSEQTFSRSRPYFAVSPFGKDGTNLELTLTNSSSLGGSPNPLGGNTVIVLPATTTAVAVSANGTTVTGTIPITAGPGRSHDTTDASTGIRSTSLASGVLVPKTDALLPISLTSIPLSFTVTPVTNTSSNSTTSTTTTTGGTIITELPCDNGEISTSVTMSNEKNRQPPSSTADSSSSAASTLSKRKPKHGEVYV from the exons ATGGCGTGGCAGTGTTTATAAAGCCGTTTGGCGGGAACTGTTAGCATATCTGCTAGTCTATTACACACTTAATTTCACATATCGTTACGGTCTCAGCGAAGATGGTAAAAG GGTGTTCGAACGAATCCGAACCTACTTTGGCCAACAGCGGGAAACGGTGCCACTTTCGTTCGTGCTCGGATTCTACGTCAGCTTGGTTGTGAAGCGTTGGTGGGAACAGTATCGGATGCTGCCATGGCCGGACACACTCGCTCTGTTCGTGAGTGCCGCCATCCAAGGAAAT GATGAAACGGGACGGCTGATGAGACGAAACATTATGCGCTACATGGTCCTATCGTACGTGATAACGCTGCAGAAGATTTCGCTCCGCGTTAAGCGTCGGTTCCCCGGCTGGCAGCATCTGGTCGATGCTGGTTTGATGCTCGAAAGTGAGCGCAAAATTTTCGAGATTATGGACTCCAAAAGCCCCATGTCGAAGTACTGGATGCCGCTGGTATGGGCTACAAACATCATCAATCGTGCGCGCAAGGATCAGCTGATCCCGTCCGATCATATCGTGCAGACGCTCTTGATGGAGCTCTCCGACATTCGGCGTAGGTTGGGTGGTTTGATCGGTTACGACACGGTGTGCGTACCGCTGGTTTACACCCAGGTCGTGACACTTGTGCTGTACTCGTACTTTACCGCTGCCATCATGGGTAGCCAGATGATCCCAACCTACGATGCGGCGAGCGGCACATACCAAGAGCTGGATGTGTTCTTTCCACTCTTCACGGTGCTACAGTTTGTGTTCTACGTGGGATGGTTGAAGGTAGCTGAGGTGCTGATCAATCCATTTGGCGAGGATGACGATGACATCGAATTGAATTGGCTCATCGATCGACACATTAAGGCATCGTACATGATTGTAGACGAGATGCACGACGAACATCCGGAGTTGCTGAAGGATCAGTACTGGGAGGAGGTCGTACCGAAAGACCTACCGTACACTGTTGCATCTGAGCATTATCGGCGCGAGGAGCCGAAAGGATCGGCTGAACACTATAAGGTGAAGGAGGCGGATGCGGTCTACGCAAACATCGGTGCCGTCGGTGGGAAGCGCATGATGAACGACGAGATGTACGCTGACTAT GAAAGCGTAGACACTCCAATGGCTGAACGACGGAAGGGATGGCTTGGAAAGGTCAGTCGCATGGGATCGGGACGAAGTTCGTCAACTGCTTACTCGTCCGGTGGTCTTTTTGCGCGCAATCGACACAATTCTGTCTACTCCAGCCCAGAAGCAGGCCTCGGTCAACCCATTGTCACAGGGGCTCCTGCCCCTAAGGTCAGCTTGTATGATCGGTTCGTGAACCGGAAGTCTGGTCGACACGCGAGACAAATTATTAAGCAGA ATTCGAAGCTTAGTCTCAACGGATCAGTCATATCGAACGTACCGCAAAAAGCGCGCCCACGAATACCGACACCAGACGTGACGAAGGAAAGCCGTGTCGCACCACTCGGTACAGTAACGACAAGTACCGCCAACATTGCATCCGGTGTTGCACTGATGGCGACTCAG CTTGCAAACAATCCCTCTATCTATCCGGCATCCACGGCCAcgctcaacaacaacgaagTTCCAGTGGTCGGGACGCTTTTATTAGCACCGATCAAAGAGCTAGATTCCAGCTCGACGACTAACACTTTACACTCAGGCCAATCCGCAACGGCTTCCCTGGCCAAATCAATCCTTCCATCAACACTCAAGAGTTCCG AGCAAACGTTTTCACGTTCTCGTCCCTACTTTGCAGTGTCCCCGTTTGGGAAGGATGGCACCAACCTTGAGCTCACACTCACCAACTCATCCTCGTTGGGTGGGTCACCCAATCCACTCGGAGGCAACACCGTCATTGTCCTTCCGGCAACAACTACTGCAGTGGCTGTTTCCGCCAACGGTACTACAGTGACCGGTACTATTCCGATCACGGCCGGACCGGGAAGGTCGCACGACACAACTGACGCTAGTACTGGCATCAGAAGCACTTCCCTAGCATCGGGTGTGCTAGTGCCGAAAACGGACGCCCTGTTGCCCATTTCGCTTACCTCCATTCCGCTCTCGTTTACGGTGACGCCCGTTACAAACACCAGCAGTAAtagcaccaccagcactaccaccaccactggcgGCACGATCATTACCGAGCTACCGTGTGACAACGGTGAGATCAGTACGAGCGTCACGATGAGTAACGAAAAAAACCGCCAACCACCTTCCAGCACTGCGGACAGTTCTTCCTCAGCCGCATCGACACTAAGCAAACGGAAGCCAAAGCATGGCGAGGTTTACGTTTAG